Proteins encoded together in one Variovorax paradoxus window:
- a CDS encoding DsrE family protein, with the protein MNTETRDLVVVITHGIDHELSSVGLVIALGGMTSGLKVSIFLTSAGVDLVRRGASDMTHVKPLDPLADMLRDFLSRGGTLWACTPCVKSRGYTQESLLEGVVIAGSSVMHELIKRGAATLSF; encoded by the coding sequence ATGAACACCGAGACACGCGATCTGGTTGTTGTAATCACGCATGGCATCGACCATGAATTGTCCTCCGTCGGACTGGTCATTGCATTGGGCGGCATGACGTCGGGCCTGAAGGTTTCCATTTTCCTCACCAGCGCGGGTGTCGATCTCGTGCGGCGCGGCGCATCCGACATGACGCACGTCAAGCCATTGGACCCGCTGGCGGACATGCTGCGCGACTTTCTTTCGCGCGGCGGCACGCTCTGGGCCTGCACGCCCTGCGTGAAGAGCCGCGGCTACACGCAGGAGAGCCTGCTCGAAGGCGTGGTCATCGCCGGTTCCAGCGTGATGCACGAGTTGATCAAGCGAGGCGCGGCGACGTTGAGCTTCTAG
- a CDS encoding C40 family peptidase, which produces MQDALAPTPRSRMPLPLRLLRLLPIGACLLALGCASPRMPPSTGTYSTSPLTAEQSNGVAIHALGLVGTPYRYGGNTPEGGFDCSGLIGYVYKNSAGQAMPRTVARLAGFGQPVPASDIRSGDLVLFGASTPSHAGIYVGAGQFVHAPSTGGEVRLDRLDGVYWSRQPLQVRRL; this is translated from the coding sequence TTGCAAGACGCACTCGCACCCACGCCACGTTCCCGTATGCCGCTGCCGCTACGGCTGCTTCGTCTGCTTCCCATTGGCGCCTGCCTCCTGGCGCTGGGCTGCGCAAGTCCGCGCATGCCCCCTTCGACAGGCACCTACAGCACCTCGCCCCTGACGGCCGAGCAATCGAACGGCGTGGCAATCCACGCGCTCGGCCTGGTCGGCACCCCGTACCGCTATGGCGGCAACACCCCCGAGGGTGGGTTCGACTGCAGCGGGCTGATCGGCTACGTGTACAAGAACAGCGCTGGCCAGGCGATGCCGCGCACGGTTGCTCGACTGGCGGGGTTCGGCCAGCCTGTGCCGGCGTCCGATATCCGATCGGGCGACCTGGTGCTCTTCGGCGCATCCACGCCGTCGCATGCGGGCATCTACGTTGGCGCGGGGCAGTTCGTGCACGCGCCGTCCACCGGCGGCGAGGTGCGGCTCGACAGGCTCGACGGGGTGTACTGGTCGCGCCAGCCGCTGCAGGTTCGCCGGCTCTGA
- a CDS encoding AraC family transcriptional regulator, with product MTKMPEVLTQTSPGRSGDMLSDLLESMHVTGMVLFRAEFREPWCVTSVDSGQMAAMLALGSSRVIPFHIIGTGSCRIELPEREPMRLNSGDAVLLPYGGVHRLSGGDATAPVHIGQLLPQLPWAGMPLVEHGGAGGATSIICGFIRCDELLFHPVLRHLPDMLHIAPDTTPADHWLATTIRHTVTEASKPQPGWRSMLPRLTELMFVEILRKHMQGLSADEVGWFAAYNDAVVGSALKLLHAAPLEDWSLESLARGVGVSRTVLSERFNHFLDQPPMQYLAHWRLQLAAKHLKSSELPIKIIADQARYESEAAFSRAFKRRFGVPPGDWRRRQAQGLR from the coding sequence ATGACCAAAATGCCGGAAGTCTTGACCCAAACATCGCCGGGTCGTTCGGGGGACATGCTGTCGGACCTGCTCGAGAGCATGCACGTGACCGGCATGGTGCTGTTTCGCGCCGAGTTTCGCGAGCCCTGGTGCGTGACGAGCGTCGATTCAGGGCAGATGGCCGCGATGCTCGCACTCGGTTCGAGCCGCGTGATTCCCTTTCACATCATCGGCACCGGCAGCTGCCGGATCGAGCTGCCCGAGCGCGAACCCATGCGGCTGAACAGCGGCGACGCCGTGCTGCTGCCGTATGGGGGCGTTCACCGCCTGAGCGGCGGCGACGCCACGGCGCCGGTGCACATCGGGCAGTTGCTGCCGCAGCTTCCGTGGGCGGGCATGCCGCTGGTGGAGCATGGCGGAGCCGGCGGTGCCACCAGCATCATCTGCGGATTCATACGCTGCGATGAACTGCTGTTTCACCCCGTGCTGCGGCACCTGCCCGATATGCTGCACATTGCCCCCGACACCACGCCCGCGGACCACTGGCTGGCCACCACCATCCGCCATACCGTGACTGAAGCCAGCAAGCCGCAGCCCGGATGGCGCAGCATGCTGCCCCGCCTCACCGAGCTGATGTTCGTGGAAATCTTGCGCAAGCACATGCAGGGCCTTTCGGCCGACGAGGTGGGCTGGTTCGCGGCGTACAACGACGCCGTGGTTGGCTCGGCCCTGAAGCTGCTGCACGCGGCGCCGCTGGAGGACTGGAGCCTGGAAAGCCTCGCGCGCGGCGTGGGCGTGTCGCGCACCGTGCTGAGCGAACGGTTCAATCACTTTCTCGATCAGCCGCCGATGCAATACCTGGCGCACTGGCGCCTGCAGCTGGCCGCCAAGCATTTGAAGAGCAGCGAACTGCCGATCAAGATCATTGCCGACCAGGCAAGGTATGAGTCCGAGGCGGCCTTCAGCCGGGCGTTCAAGCGGCGCTTCGGCGTGCCGCCGGGGGACTGGCGGCGAAGGCAGGCGCAGGGGTTGCGTTGA
- a CDS encoding carbon starvation CstA family protein — MHSIRRHLVWLAVAVLGAFALGTVALTRGESVNALWVVTAAICTYLIAYRYYSLFIAEKVLVLDGNRKTPAHRHNDGLDYVPTDKNVLFGHHFAAIAGAGPLVGPVLAAQMGYLPGLLWVLAGVVFAGAVQDFIILFISTRRDGRSLGDLVKQEMGVVPGMIALFGTFMIMIIILAVLALIVVKALAESPWGTFTVAATIPVALFMGVYLRFIRPGRIGEVSLIGFVLLMLAIFGGQAVSQNPEWAPLFTFDGKALTWMLVGYGFIAASLPVWLLLAPRDYLSTFLKIGTIIALAIGIVFVMPTLQMPAVTQFAQGNGPVWSGSLFPFLFITIACGAVSGFHALISSGTTPKMLDNERHARFIGYGGMLAESFVAVMALVAASCIEPGIYFAMNSPAALVGSTAQQAAQTISSWGFVVTPEMLVQTAKDVGETTILGRAGGAPTLAVGMAHILHQVIGGQAMMAFWYHFAILFEALFILTAVDAGTRAGRFMLQDLLGSFVPALKRTDSLPANLFATALCVAAWGYFLYQGVVDPLGGINTLWPLFGISNQMLAAVALLLGVVVLFRMKRERYAWVAIAPAAWLLACTLTAGWQKIFSPDPKIGFLSHAAKYTEGLANGVLVAPAKTTEAMSRIVFNDRLDAALCALFMFVVLSVLVYSVKACLAARAANRPTAQETPFEPMAASAAR, encoded by the coding sequence ATGCACAGCATCCGCCGCCACCTGGTGTGGCTTGCCGTGGCCGTGCTCGGCGCTTTTGCGCTGGGCACCGTTGCCCTCACGCGCGGCGAAAGCGTCAACGCCCTCTGGGTGGTGACCGCCGCGATCTGCACCTACCTGATCGCCTACCGCTACTACAGCCTGTTCATCGCCGAGAAGGTGCTGGTGCTGGACGGCAACCGCAAGACACCGGCGCACCGCCACAACGACGGGCTCGACTACGTGCCCACCGACAAGAACGTGCTGTTCGGCCACCACTTTGCGGCCATTGCCGGCGCCGGCCCGCTGGTGGGCCCGGTGCTCGCGGCGCAGATGGGCTACCTGCCGGGCCTCTTGTGGGTGCTGGCGGGCGTGGTGTTCGCGGGCGCGGTGCAGGACTTCATCATTCTCTTCATCTCCACGCGGCGCGACGGCCGCTCGCTCGGCGACCTGGTCAAGCAGGAGATGGGCGTGGTGCCCGGAATGATCGCGCTCTTCGGCACCTTCATGATCATGATCATCATCCTCGCGGTGCTGGCGCTGATCGTGGTGAAGGCGCTGGCCGAATCACCATGGGGCACCTTCACGGTGGCGGCCACCATTCCGGTGGCGCTGTTCATGGGCGTGTACCTGCGTTTCATTCGGCCGGGCCGCATCGGCGAGGTGTCGCTGATCGGCTTCGTGCTGCTGATGCTCGCCATCTTCGGCGGCCAGGCCGTGAGCCAGAACCCCGAGTGGGCGCCGCTCTTCACCTTCGACGGCAAGGCGCTCACGTGGATGCTCGTGGGCTACGGCTTCATTGCCGCGAGCTTGCCGGTGTGGCTGCTGCTGGCGCCGCGCGACTACCTGTCTACCTTCCTGAAGATCGGCACGATCATCGCGCTGGCCATCGGCATCGTGTTTGTCATGCCCACGCTGCAGATGCCAGCCGTCACGCAGTTTGCGCAAGGCAACGGCCCGGTGTGGTCAGGCAGCCTGTTCCCGTTCCTGTTCATCACCATCGCCTGCGGCGCGGTGTCGGGCTTCCACGCGCTGATCTCTTCGGGCACCACGCCCAAGATGCTCGACAACGAGCGCCATGCGCGCTTCATCGGCTACGGCGGCATGCTGGCCGAATCCTTCGTGGCGGTGATGGCGCTGGTGGCGGCTTCGTGCATCGAGCCGGGCATCTACTTTGCAATGAACAGCCCGGCCGCGCTGGTGGGCAGCACCGCGCAGCAGGCAGCGCAAACCATTTCGAGCTGGGGCTTCGTGGTTACGCCCGAGATGCTGGTGCAGACCGCCAAGGACGTGGGCGAAACCACCATCCTCGGCCGTGCGGGCGGCGCGCCGACACTGGCCGTGGGCATGGCCCACATCCTTCACCAGGTGATCGGCGGGCAGGCCATGATGGCCTTCTGGTACCACTTCGCAATTCTGTTCGAGGCGCTGTTCATCCTCACCGCCGTGGACGCCGGCACCCGCGCGGGCCGCTTCATGCTGCAAGACCTGCTGGGCAGCTTCGTGCCCGCGCTCAAGCGCACCGATTCGCTGCCGGCCAACCTGTTTGCCACGGCGCTGTGCGTGGCTGCTTGGGGCTACTTTCTCTACCAGGGCGTGGTCGATCCGCTGGGCGGCATCAACACGCTGTGGCCGCTGTTCGGCATCTCCAACCAGATGCTGGCCGCAGTGGCGCTGCTGCTCGGCGTGGTGGTGCTGTTCCGCATGAAGCGCGAGCGCTATGCGTGGGTGGCCATTGCGCCGGCCGCATGGCTGCTGGCCTGCACGCTCACGGCCGGCTGGCAGAAGATCTTCTCGCCCGACCCGAAGATCGGCTTTCTCTCGCACGCGGCCAAGTACACCGAAGGCCTGGCCAATGGCGTGCTGGTGGCACCTGCAAAGACGACCGAGGCCATGTCGCGCATCGTCTTCAACGACCGGCTCGACGCTGCGCTGTGCGCGCTGTTCATGTTCGTGGTGCTGAGCGTGCTGGTGTACAGCGTGAAGGCATGCCTTGCGGCGCGCGCGGCCAACCGGCCGACCGCGCAGGAAACGCCTTTCGAACCGATGGCCGCATCGGCTGCGCGCTGA
- a CDS encoding alpha/beta hydrolase has protein sequence MSSKAFRIALSTSAAAIGGIAAYWTLLATRQGHILFNARKLPVVHLSDDFSTYSHTVPGGMVRGYVYHPHGEEALQDLFIYFAGRGEDVRATAQALHWLPEGFGFAAVNYRGVADSQGHPSEIASVADAIQFARHLRKAFPQARLHVVGRSLGTGVAIQLVAQQEFSSLQLVTPYDSMLEVAKRRFPLVPLSLLLRHRFDSLTHCKEVAAKTQVLLAEHDDVVLPERSQKLIAAWPTPVAVQTVPGSDHHSIMGLEATWLHLVDFALTSILPEPKAA, from the coding sequence TTGTCATCCAAAGCCTTTCGCATCGCACTCTCGACGTCGGCCGCTGCCATTGGCGGCATCGCGGCGTACTGGACCCTTCTGGCAACGCGCCAGGGGCACATTCTCTTCAACGCCCGAAAGCTTCCCGTCGTTCATCTGTCGGACGACTTTTCCACCTACTCGCACACGGTGCCGGGCGGCATGGTGCGCGGGTATGTCTATCACCCACACGGCGAAGAGGCGCTGCAAGACCTCTTCATTTATTTCGCCGGGCGGGGGGAGGACGTGCGCGCCACCGCACAGGCATTGCACTGGCTGCCCGAAGGCTTCGGCTTTGCCGCGGTCAACTACCGCGGCGTGGCCGATTCGCAGGGCCATCCGTCCGAGATTGCTTCCGTTGCGGATGCCATCCAGTTTGCGCGGCACTTGCGCAAGGCCTTTCCGCAGGCGCGCCTGCACGTGGTCGGCCGAAGCCTGGGCACGGGCGTGGCCATTCAGCTGGTGGCGCAGCAGGAGTTCTCCAGCCTGCAACTGGTCACGCCTTACGACTCGATGCTGGAAGTGGCCAAGCGGCGCTTTCCGCTCGTGCCGCTATCACTGCTGCTGCGTCATCGCTTCGATTCGCTGACGCACTGCAAGGAGGTGGCCGCCAAGACGCAGGTGCTGCTGGCCGAGCATGACGACGTGGTGCTGCCCGAGCGTTCGCAGAAGCTCATCGCCGCCTGGCCGACACCCGTGGCGGTGCAAACCGTTCCCGGCTCCGACCATCACAGCATCATGGGGCTCGAAGCGACCTGGCTCCACCTCGTCGACTTTGCGCTGACGTCCATCCTTCCAGAGCCGAAGGCCGCTTGA
- a CDS encoding nucleoside deaminase, with the protein MNISNSHTVPPEEATLDERDERYLRKAIVWSHAARRRGNRPFGSVIVSAAGEVLAEAGNSNTETGDCTAHAEVNALRALAGKGLTREELAGATIYASGEPCVMCAGAIFWSNIGRVVFGIDAERLRVFRGERQDQRDAELSCRDVFRASPHPIECIGPALLDEASAAHDGAWK; encoded by the coding sequence ATGAACATCAGCAACAGCCACACCGTACCCCCTGAAGAAGCCACGCTCGACGAGCGCGACGAACGTTATCTGCGCAAGGCCATCGTCTGGTCGCATGCGGCGCGCAGGCGCGGCAACCGGCCGTTCGGGTCGGTCATCGTCTCGGCCGCCGGCGAGGTGCTGGCCGAGGCCGGCAACAGCAACACCGAGACGGGAGACTGCACCGCGCATGCGGAGGTGAATGCGCTGCGCGCGCTGGCCGGAAAAGGCCTCACGCGCGAAGAGCTTGCGGGCGCCACCATCTATGCATCGGGCGAGCCCTGCGTGATGTGCGCGGGTGCCATCTTCTGGTCGAACATCGGCCGCGTGGTGTTCGGCATCGATGCCGAGCGGCTGCGCGTGTTCCGCGGCGAGCGGCAGGACCAGCGCGATGCGGAGCTGTCGTGCCGCGATGTGTTCCGCGCGTCGCCGCATCCGATCGAATGCATCGGCCCAGCGCTGCTCGACGAAGCGAGTGCCGCGCATGACGGAGCGTGGAAGTAA
- a CDS encoding urease accessory protein UreD → MPWHAHLHLDYRRESARSVARFRHDGPLRILQSLYPEGDAICHNVLVHPPGGLVGGDTLDIDIEAADGSHGLITTPGASRFYRSEGELALQRTRIRLAQGARLEWLPLEAICYSGCKAENRLTIEAEPGAEMIGWDVTALGLPNANQPFERGTYLQHIEVPGIWLERGRIDAADQRLLQSPLGFGGHRCIASLFFVSGTPAARARRDAMLAHARSAIDAHGLQESAGATSPHAEIVVLRVLAPVVEPAMQLLRQVWQAWRAELWQLPPSSPRIWAT, encoded by the coding sequence ATGCCCTGGCACGCCCATCTTCATCTCGACTACCGACGGGAATCCGCCCGCAGCGTCGCACGCTTTCGCCATGACGGGCCGCTGCGCATCCTGCAGAGCCTCTATCCAGAAGGCGATGCCATCTGCCACAACGTGCTGGTGCATCCGCCGGGCGGGCTGGTGGGTGGCGACACGCTGGACATCGACATCGAGGCGGCGGATGGAAGCCACGGGCTCATCACCACGCCCGGTGCTTCGCGCTTCTATCGATCCGAAGGCGAGCTGGCGCTGCAGCGCACGCGCATCCGGCTGGCCCAGGGTGCGCGGCTCGAGTGGCTGCCGCTGGAAGCCATCTGCTACAGCGGCTGCAAGGCTGAGAACCGCCTCACCATCGAGGCCGAACCCGGCGCCGAGATGATCGGCTGGGACGTGACCGCCCTGGGCTTGCCCAACGCAAACCAGCCTTTCGAACGCGGCACGTATCTGCAGCACATCGAGGTGCCTGGCATCTGGCTGGAGCGCGGGCGCATCGACGCGGCCGACCAGCGGTTGCTGCAAAGCCCACTGGGCTTCGGCGGGCACCGCTGCATTGCATCGCTGTTCTTCGTGTCGGGCACGCCGGCCGCGCGTGCGCGGCGCGATGCGATGCTGGCGCATGCACGCTCGGCCATTGATGCGCACGGCCTGCAAGAGAGCGCGGGCGCAACGAGCCCGCATGCCGAGATCGTCGTGCTGCGCGTGCTCGCGCCAGTGGTCGAGCCCGCGATGCAGTTGCTGCGCCAGGTGTGGCAGGCGTGGCGCGCGGAGCTGTGGCAATTGCCCCCAAGCTCGCCGCGTATCTGGGCCACCTAG
- a CDS encoding AraC family transcriptional regulator, with translation MKSAGLKGTVSIELVHEALHAAALRNMDITSVLERAKLDRDLLNAPRARISAAAYSRMWVALADLMDDEFFGLDSHGLRRGSYALMTRAAVDSDNLEHALRRILRFLHATLDDFRGELVRSADEARIVLQDGGVLRRLFGYGTWFILVHGLACWLVHRRIPLREMQFRCPPPGDDSHYRTRFCENLKFNGETTHITFASELLDLKIAESPETVDNFLRAAPANLLVKYRNDASTSAQVRNRLRSQLPDAWPELERLAQELCVSGTTLQRRLQQEGVSYQRVKDELRRDIAIDLLSSASLTVAEVAARTGFQETSAFHRAFKKWTGVSPGAYRSSPPERE, from the coding sequence ATGAAGTCAGCAGGATTGAAGGGCACCGTCTCCATCGAACTCGTGCACGAGGCACTCCACGCCGCAGCGCTCAGGAACATGGACATCACCAGTGTTCTCGAAAGGGCGAAGCTGGATCGCGATCTGCTGAATGCGCCCCGGGCGCGCATTTCAGCCGCGGCCTATTCGCGCATGTGGGTGGCCTTGGCCGACCTGATGGACGACGAATTCTTCGGCCTGGACAGCCACGGGCTGCGGCGCGGGAGCTATGCGCTCATGACCCGCGCGGCAGTCGACTCCGACAACCTCGAGCACGCGCTGCGCCGCATCCTCAGGTTTCTTCATGCGACCTTGGACGACTTTCGCGGGGAGCTGGTCCGCTCGGCGGACGAGGCCCGCATAGTCCTGCAAGACGGCGGCGTGCTGCGGCGGCTCTTTGGCTATGGCACCTGGTTCATCCTCGTTCACGGCTTGGCATGCTGGCTCGTGCACAGGCGGATTCCCTTGCGCGAGATGCAGTTTCGATGCCCGCCGCCCGGCGACGACAGCCACTACCGCACACGGTTCTGCGAGAACCTCAAATTCAACGGTGAGACCACCCACATCACATTCGCAAGCGAACTGCTGGATTTGAAGATTGCAGAATCTCCGGAAACAGTCGACAACTTCTTGCGGGCGGCGCCCGCCAACCTGCTGGTCAAGTACCGCAACGACGCGAGCACCAGTGCCCAGGTCCGCAACCGCTTGCGCAGTCAACTTCCCGATGCGTGGCCAGAACTGGAGAGGCTCGCGCAGGAACTCTGCGTTAGCGGCACCACGCTCCAGCGGCGCCTGCAACAGGAGGGTGTCAGCTACCAGCGCGTGAAGGACGAGCTTCGGCGAGACATTGCCATCGATCTCCTCTCGAGCGCGTCGCTGACGGTGGCTGAAGTTGCGGCCCGAACCGGGTTCCAGGAGACAAGCGCCTTCCATCGCGCATTCAAGAAGTGGACCGGCGTCAGCCCCGGGGCGTACCGGTCTTCTCCGCCAGAACGGGAATAG
- a CDS encoding DUF1161 domain-containing protein: MKPWLISIALASAGTANAAAENCEALRTQIESKIAAAGVTRFTVTTVDANAEAGGQMVGSCELGTKKIVYQREGAPPAPSAPDAALNGAPPRAADERILTECKDGTVSVGGDCKR, encoded by the coding sequence ATGAAACCCTGGTTGATCTCCATCGCGCTCGCTTCGGCGGGCACCGCCAACGCCGCCGCTGAAAATTGCGAGGCCTTGCGTACCCAGATCGAATCGAAGATTGCCGCCGCGGGCGTCACTCGGTTCACGGTCACCACCGTCGATGCCAACGCCGAGGCGGGCGGCCAGATGGTGGGGAGCTGCGAGCTTGGCACCAAGAAAATCGTGTATCAGCGCGAAGGCGCACCACCCGCACCCTCCGCACCGGATGCCGCCTTGAACGGCGCGCCTCCGCGCGCGGCCGACGAACGCATCTTGACGGAGTGCAAGGACGGCACGGTTTCCGTCGGCGGCGACTGCAAGCGGTAA
- a CDS encoding sel1 repeat family protein, whose amino-acid sequence MASELNQIASWSLRWRIVLASGLCLVAALSAAQPSDPSVVLHAEQRFQLALEAQTARDYRTMLDELRQAAGQGSAEAQEMLGMVLLAGPTLYGSAVKADRCEARGWMLRAASQGSDTAKTQLIFLNRLRQSPAGRSVCE is encoded by the coding sequence ATGGCATCCGAATTGAATCAAATCGCAAGCTGGTCGCTGCGCTGGCGCATTGTGCTGGCGAGCGGGCTGTGCCTTGTGGCTGCGCTCTCCGCGGCGCAGCCGTCCGATCCGAGCGTCGTCCTGCACGCGGAGCAACGGTTCCAACTGGCGCTCGAAGCGCAGACGGCCCGCGACTACCGCACCATGCTCGATGAGCTCAGGCAAGCCGCCGGGCAGGGCAGCGCCGAGGCGCAGGAGATGCTGGGGATGGTGCTGCTCGCTGGGCCCACGCTCTATGGGTCGGCAGTCAAGGCAGACCGCTGCGAGGCTCGCGGATGGATGCTCAGGGCTGCGTCGCAAGGCAGCGATACGGCGAAGACGCAGCTCATTTTTCTGAACAGGCTGCGCCAGTCTCCGGCTGGCAGGAGCGTTTGCGAATAG
- a CDS encoding glutamate carboxypeptidase, whose product MTRLHKRNHFTKPAPLRAACQGALLACALFAGAAMAQKPHQGALDAATQQKEEALKLLEQMVNIDSGSANTEGLDKVREMVVAELRKLDARIETFPAEPHPGTNVVATITGQGKKKILILAHIDTVFKDGTAAAKPFYIKDGRAYGPGVMDNKGGVVAGLQALKILQKIGFKDYGQITFLIDTNEEVGSVGTSALIERIAKQHDVALNLEPGRPADGLVVERKGSATALIEVKGLASHAGVAPEAGRNAAMEVAHQVLQLAKTGDAAKKTTVNFTVLTANGPTNVIPATASAKGDVRAATPEELDRVEKDLARISQNKLIPETEVRVRLIRGLPPMPRSPASDKLVAMAEGIYAEIGKKLTIESSGGAADASLVAGVGVPVLDGFGIVGGGIHTPDEYAEVESVVPRLYLLSRMLMDLSAN is encoded by the coding sequence ATGACTCGTCTTCACAAGCGCAATCACTTCACCAAACCCGCGCCATTGCGCGCCGCCTGCCAGGGCGCACTACTGGCTTGCGCGCTGTTCGCTGGCGCCGCCATGGCGCAGAAGCCGCACCAGGGTGCACTGGATGCGGCCACGCAGCAGAAAGAAGAAGCGCTGAAGTTGCTGGAGCAAATGGTCAACATCGACTCCGGCTCGGCCAACACCGAGGGACTCGACAAGGTGCGCGAAATGGTGGTTGCAGAACTGCGCAAGCTCGACGCGCGCATCGAGACTTTTCCAGCGGAGCCGCATCCCGGCACCAACGTGGTCGCCACGATCACCGGGCAGGGCAAGAAGAAGATCCTGATCCTCGCCCACATCGACACCGTGTTCAAGGACGGCACGGCCGCGGCCAAGCCGTTCTACATCAAGGACGGGCGCGCCTACGGCCCCGGCGTCATGGACAACAAGGGCGGTGTGGTCGCCGGGCTCCAGGCGTTGAAGATCCTGCAGAAGATCGGCTTCAAGGACTATGGGCAGATCACCTTCCTCATCGACACGAACGAAGAGGTGGGCTCGGTCGGCACCAGCGCGCTCATCGAGCGCATTGCCAAGCAGCATGACGTGGCGCTGAACCTGGAGCCGGGCCGCCCGGCCGACGGACTCGTGGTGGAGCGCAAGGGCTCGGCCACGGCGCTCATCGAAGTGAAGGGGCTCGCCTCGCACGCGGGCGTTGCGCCCGAGGCAGGCCGCAATGCGGCCATGGAAGTGGCGCACCAGGTGCTGCAACTGGCGAAGACGGGCGATGCCGCGAAGAAGACCACGGTCAACTTCACGGTGCTCACCGCCAACGGGCCGACCAACGTGATTCCCGCCACCGCAAGCGCCAAGGGCGATGTGCGCGCCGCCACGCCCGAAGAGCTCGACCGCGTCGAAAAGGACCTGGCCCGCATCTCGCAGAACAAGCTGATTCCCGAGACCGAAGTGCGCGTGCGGCTCATCCGCGGCCTGCCGCCGATGCCGCGTTCGCCTGCATCGGACAAACTGGTTGCCATGGCCGAAGGCATCTACGCCGAGATCGGCAAGAAGCTCACCATCGAAAGCAGTGGCGGCGCGGCCGATGCCAGCCTGGTGGCCGGAGTGGGCGTGCCGGTGCTCGACGGCTTTGGCATTGTGGGCGGCGGCATCCACACGCCGGACGAATACGCAGAGGTCGAAAGCGTGGTGCCGCGGCTCTATCTGCTGTCGCGCATGCTGATGGACCTGAGCGCCAACTGA
- a CDS encoding nitroreductase yields MNRMMGPPLSAQALQVAVDWAIATRRSVRAYLPKPVPMEDIEAILSTARYSASGMNMQPWHVHVLTGPAKAGLCAAVTALDNDPGRSGELLEPYDYYPREWFSPYLERRRKVGWDLYGLLGIAKGDKQRMHLQHGRNYQFFDAPVGLFFTVDRSLQEGSLLDYGMFLQSVMIAARSRGLHTCPQAAFLKFHRQIAEFLEITPGQMLVCGMSLGYADEASVENSLVTEREPVSAFTTFHNNAKETKA; encoded by the coding sequence ATGAACCGAATGATGGGGCCGCCGCTCAGTGCACAAGCGCTGCAGGTGGCCGTCGATTGGGCAATTGCCACCCGGCGCAGTGTGAGAGCGTATTTGCCGAAGCCCGTCCCAATGGAAGATATAGAGGCAATTCTCTCGACCGCACGCTACAGCGCCTCGGGCATGAACATGCAACCTTGGCATGTGCATGTGCTCACCGGGCCCGCAAAGGCCGGCCTCTGTGCTGCAGTCACTGCGCTCGACAACGACCCGGGCAGATCGGGCGAACTGCTGGAGCCCTACGACTACTACCCGCGTGAATGGTTCTCACCCTACTTGGAGCGGCGCCGCAAGGTCGGCTGGGATCTCTACGGCCTGCTTGGCATTGCCAAGGGCGACAAGCAGCGCATGCACCTGCAGCATGGGCGCAACTACCAGTTCTTCGATGCGCCCGTGGGCCTGTTCTTCACGGTCGACCGCTCGCTCCAGGAAGGGAGCTTGCTGGACTACGGCATGTTCCTGCAGAGCGTGATGATCGCCGCGCGGAGCCGGGGCCTTCACACCTGCCCCCAAGCCGCCTTCTTGAAGTTTCACCGGCAGATCGCCGAGTTTCTGGAAATTACCCCTGGCCAGATGCTCGTCTGCGGCATGAGCCTGGGCTATGCCGACGAGGCGTCGGTCGAGAACTCGCTCGTCACCGAGCGGGAGCCGGTATCGGCCTTCACGACGTTCCACAACAATGCAAAGGAGACAAAGGCATGA
- a CDS encoding YbdD/YjiX family protein: MALALPEAGRYFARSLKQSLRLMVGLPDYDAYLSHMAATHPGQPPMSYEAFFRERLEARYGGGKGRCC; encoded by the coding sequence ATGGCCCTTGCATTGCCGGAAGCCGGGCGCTACTTTGCCCGCTCGCTCAAGCAGTCGCTGCGGCTCATGGTCGGGCTGCCCGACTACGACGCCTATCTGAGCCACATGGCTGCCACGCATCCCGGCCAGCCGCCGATGAGCTACGAGGCCTTCTTCCGCGAGCGGCTCGAAGCGCGCTACGGCGGAGGCAAGGGCCGCTGCTGCTAG